The following DNA comes from Corynebacterium lizhenjunii.
GGTTTCCGGGGGCGGGAGAGCCTGGAGAACTTCTTCAATGACCTCAATAACAACAATGGGGATGTCCGCCCGACAGAATGACGCCACCGCGTCCTCACAGTAGGCTGATTAGCTATGGCTGCACAGACTGAACCGACCTCAGCAGAGTCCAACCCGGCAGATTCCAACCCGGCAGAGTCCACCCCAGCAGAGTCCAACCCAGCAGATTCCACGCAGGCACTGGAGCTGGCCCAGGCCGTGGCCGCGCAGGTGGCCCGCCACTGCACGGACGTGGTCATCTGCCCCGGATCGCGCAACGCGCCGCTGAACTTGGCGTTGCTGGCGCGCGCAGACTTGCGGGTACACACCCGTTTGGATGAGCGCTCTGCGGCCTTCCTGGCATTGGGCATCGCACGGGTGCAGCGCCGCCACGTGGCGGTGGTAATGACCTCCGGCACCGCGGTGGCCAATGCCCTGCCCGCTGTGGTGGAGTCCCACCACAGCCATACCCCGCTGTTGGTGCTCTCAGCTGACCGCCCGGCCCGGCTAGTGGGAACTGGGGCCTCGCAGACCATCCAGCAGCAGGGAATTTTTGGCACGTTTGCAGATACGCTGCAGGTGGCGCAGGTGGGGGAGGTCGGCGGCATCGGCAAGCTACTGAGCCACCAGCGCACCGCCCACGTTAATGTGGCGCTGGATGCCCCGCTGGTGCCAGCCGACCTGCCGTCGGTGCCCACGGAGCGCACGCTGCGGCGCGCGCCGGGCCCGGCCTGGAGTGACCACGGGACGGTGGATGTGGACCTGAGCCGCAACACCCTGGTGGTGGCGGGCGATGAAGCCTGGGAAGTGCCGGGCTTGGAGGACGTGCCCACAATTGCTGAGCCCACCGCGCCCGCACCGTATCACCCCGTGCACCCGGCTGCGGCCAGTTTCTTCCGCCAGGACCAGGTCAGTGCAAACAATTACGTGGTCAATACCCGCGTGGAGCAGGTGATTGTGGTGGGCCATCCCACGCTGCACCGCGAGGTGTTGGCGCTGCTGGCGGACCCGGATGTGGACCTTATCTGCCTGTCGCGCACCCCGGAGTTTACAAATCCCCGCGGCCAGCACGCCCGCCTGGGCACCACCGTGCGCACTACGGGAGCGCCCAGCAAGGACTGGCTGAAGGTCTGCGCCGGTGCTGCCCAGATGGCGGGCGAGGCCGTTCGGGAGGTCTTGGAGGATCCGCGCTTCGGCTTTAGCGGTTTGCACGCCGCCGCGGCGGTGGCGGACACGCTGGCGGTCGAGGATGCCCTGGTGCTCGGCGCCTCTAACCCGGTGCGCGACGCCTCCCTGGTGGGCCTGCCCTTTGACGGGGTGTCCGTGTATTCCCCGCGCGGTGCCGCTGGCATTGATGGCACCGTTGCACAAGCCATCGGCGTGGCTTTGGCCACCCAGCATGAGCTTGCCGATGCCCCCCGTGCCCCCCGCACCGTAGCCCTCATGGGGGATGTCACCTTCATCCACGACGCGACGGCGCTGGCTATTGGCCCGCACAGCCCCCGGCCGGAGAACCTGACCTTGGTGGTGGCCAATGACAACGGCGGCGGGATTTTTGAAACTCTAGAGGTGGGCGCGCCCGGACTGCGGGAGCCTTTTGAGCGCGGTTTTGGCACCCCGCACGATGTGGACATAGAGCAGCTCGTTGGTGCGTTTGGGGTGGACTACCGCCGGGTAGAAAGCGCCCAGGAGTTGTTGGACGTGCTCGCGGAGCTCAAGGAATACTCGGTGGGCATGGTGGTTGTAGATGCCCGCACGACCCGGACTACCCGCCGCGAGCTGCACCAGCAGCTGCGGGAGCGCACCAGTGTCCGCTAGGGTGCCCTACCGGCGGCTACACCAGCTGATTTTGCTGCTCTACGCCGTGGCGGTGTTGGGTTCAGCGGCGATGGTGGTGGGTCCGGTGCTCAACGATCGCGCCATTGCCGCCAACCCAGGGCGCGCCCTAGCCACGGTAACCGACGTGGGGCTGCTGCGCACCACCGTGGACTTCCCCGATGATGAAGGGGTATACCATTCCCCGCCCACCGGGCTGCTCTATCCCACGGGCTTGGGCGAGGGCCAGCGGGTGTGGGTCAGTTATGACCGCACCAACCCGGACGTGGTCAAGGTCGAGGGCCGGGAGTGGACCTTGGCGGTAATTCCGGCGCTGTCAGTGTGGGCGGTGGCGTCCCTGGTCGCGGCAGGGGCATGGTGGTTGCTGCGGCGGCACAGGCAGGCTCATGCGCCTGCGCGGGAGGAGCCATGCGCGTCGCAATAGTTGCTGAGTCTTTCCTGCCCAACGTCAATGGCGTGAGCAATTCGGTGCTGCGGGTACTCGAGCACCTCCACGCCACGGGGCACCAGGCCATGGTGGTAGCTCCGGGGGCCCGCGCCGGCCAGGAGGAGATCGCAGACTACCTGGGCTTTCCCATCTATCGCGTGCCTACGGTGCGGGTGCCGCTGGTCAATTCGCTGCCCGTCGGGGTGCCCACCCGGGTGCTCGCTAGTTCGATAGCCGACTTCTGTCCAGACGTAGTGCACCTGGCCAGCCCTTTTGTGCTGGGCGCGGCCGGGGCGCAGGTGGCGCGGCGGCGCGGCATTCCGGCGGTGGCTGTCTACCAAACGGACGTGGCGGGTTTTGCCACCCAGTACCATCTACCGTGGCTTGCCGCACCGGCGTGGGGGTGGCTGCGCGCGGTGCATAACTCCTGCCGGTTGACGTTGGCGCCCTCCTCGGCGACTATTGCCGAATTACAACGGCACCGGATTGGCAACGTGGCCCACTGGGGCCGCGGCGTGGACGCCCAGCGTTTCCACCCACGCCACCGCAGCCATCAGCTGCGCGCGCGGTGGGACCCCTCGGGCACCAAGCGCATCGTGGGGTTTGTGGGCCGCCTGGCCGCGGAAAAGGGCCTGCACCGGCTTGCGGGACTGCTGGGGCGAGACGACCTGCAAGTGGTGATTATCGGCGAGGGGCCGCTTTTGGGCGAACTACAGTCGTTGCTACCAAATGCGCACTTTACCGGCGCCCTGGGCGGGCACGCCCTGGCCCAGGCTTATGCCAGCCTGGACGTCTTCGTCCACCCCGGGGAGTTTGAAACCTTCTGCCAAAGCATCCAGGAGGCTCAAGCCTGCGGTGTGCCAGCCATCGCTCCGCGCGCGGGTGGGCCCATAGACCTCATCACTCCCGGCTACAACGGCCAGCTGCTGGACGTAGAGAACTTCGCCCGCGACCTGCCCGCAGCCGTGTCTGGCGTGCTGGCCCCGCGCGTGCACTCTCACATGTGTGCCAATGCGCGGGCCAGCATCGCGGATAAGACCTGGCAGGCGGTGTGTGAGCAGCTGTTGGGCTATTACCGGCAGGTCCTTGTTTAGCGTGCCTGTGCTCCCACCAGGTGGTGGCAGAAAATCTTGTCGGTCCGTTGGCCTACACTAGGCAGGCGTGGCTAAGAAGAACTATTCTGCATCC
Coding sequences within:
- the menD gene encoding 2-succinyl-5-enolpyruvyl-6-hydroxy-3-cyclohexene-1-carboxylic-acid synthase; the encoded protein is MAAQTEPTSAESNPADSNPAESTPAESNPADSTQALELAQAVAAQVARHCTDVVICPGSRNAPLNLALLARADLRVHTRLDERSAAFLALGIARVQRRHVAVVMTSGTAVANALPAVVESHHSHTPLLVLSADRPARLVGTGASQTIQQQGIFGTFADTLQVAQVGEVGGIGKLLSHQRTAHVNVALDAPLVPADLPSVPTERTLRRAPGPAWSDHGTVDVDLSRNTLVVAGDEAWEVPGLEDVPTIAEPTAPAPYHPVHPAAASFFRQDQVSANNYVVNTRVEQVIVVGHPTLHREVLALLADPDVDLICLSRTPEFTNPRGQHARLGTTVRTTGAPSKDWLKVCAGAAQMAGEAVREVLEDPRFGFSGLHAAAAVADTLAVEDALVLGASNPVRDASLVGLPFDGVSVYSPRGAAGIDGTVAQAIGVALATQHELADAPRAPRTVALMGDVTFIHDATALAIGPHSPRPENLTLVVANDNGGGIFETLEVGAPGLREPFERGFGTPHDVDIEQLVGAFGVDYRRVESAQELLDVLAELKEYSVGMVVVDARTTRTTRRELHQQLRERTSVR
- a CDS encoding DUF3592 domain-containing protein, producing the protein MSARVPYRRLHQLILLLYAVAVLGSAAMVVGPVLNDRAIAANPGRALATVTDVGLLRTTVDFPDDEGVYHSPPTGLLYPTGLGEGQRVWVSYDRTNPDVVKVEGREWTLAVIPALSVWAVASLVAAGAWWLLRRHRQAHAPAREEPCASQ
- a CDS encoding glycosyltransferase family 4 protein; the encoded protein is MRVAIVAESFLPNVNGVSNSVLRVLEHLHATGHQAMVVAPGARAGQEEIADYLGFPIYRVPTVRVPLVNSLPVGVPTRVLASSIADFCPDVVHLASPFVLGAAGAQVARRRGIPAVAVYQTDVAGFATQYHLPWLAAPAWGWLRAVHNSCRLTLAPSSATIAELQRHRIGNVAHWGRGVDAQRFHPRHRSHQLRARWDPSGTKRIVGFVGRLAAEKGLHRLAGLLGRDDLQVVIIGEGPLLGELQSLLPNAHFTGALGGHALAQAYASLDVFVHPGEFETFCQSIQEAQACGVPAIAPRAGGPIDLITPGYNGQLLDVENFARDLPAAVSGVLAPRVHSHMCANARASIADKTWQAVCEQLLGYYRQVLV